The following are encoded together in the Bacillus cereus group sp. RP43 genome:
- the fni gene encoding type 2 isopentenyl-diphosphate Delta-isomerase produces the protein MVRAKRKLDHIEYALSTGQSRTHGFYDIDFVHQSLPNSSYDTVTCETKIGELSLSSPIFINAMTGGGGEQTLHINEQLAYVAKHHNLAMAVGSQMAALKNESEAASYKIVRKVNPNGIFFANLGSEATVEQAERAVDMIEANALQIHLNVIQELTMPEGDRDFTGVLRRIEQIVLNSKVPVIVKEVGFGMSKETVQQLASIGITAIDIGGQGGTNFAAVENERRQRMLSYFNNWGIQTATSIIEATSTNNNLSFIASGGIQTALDVAKAIALGANTTAFAGYFLRILMQDGVEKLVDEIDLLHTDLKFIMTALGVKTIEELQSVPLIVKGETYHWLAQRGIDTAHYSRR, from the coding sequence GTGGTAAGGGCAAAACGTAAATTAGATCATATTGAATATGCTCTTTCTACTGGTCAGTCTCGTACGCATGGCTTTTATGATATTGATTTTGTGCATCAAAGCTTGCCAAATTCAAGTTATGACACTGTAACATGTGAAACAAAAATCGGCGAACTTTCACTAAGTTCGCCGATTTTTATCAATGCGATGACTGGTGGTGGAGGAGAGCAAACATTACATATTAATGAGCAATTAGCATATGTAGCGAAACATCATAACCTTGCTATGGCTGTAGGATCCCAAATGGCAGCTTTAAAAAATGAAAGCGAGGCGGCTTCTTATAAGATCGTCAGAAAGGTAAATCCAAATGGTATTTTCTTTGCTAATTTGGGGAGTGAGGCAACTGTCGAACAGGCAGAGCGTGCCGTTGATATGATTGAAGCGAATGCACTGCAAATTCATTTAAATGTCATACAGGAGTTAACGATGCCAGAAGGAGACCGTGATTTTACTGGTGTACTTCGGCGAATTGAACAAATTGTTTTAAACAGTAAAGTTCCAGTCATTGTAAAAGAAGTGGGATTTGGAATGAGTAAGGAAACAGTACAACAGTTAGCGAGTATAGGTATAACAGCAATTGATATTGGCGGACAAGGTGGTACAAATTTTGCTGCTGTTGAAAATGAAAGAAGACAGCGAATGCTTTCTTATTTTAATAACTGGGGCATACAAACAGCTACCTCGATTATTGAAGCAACCTCTACAAATAATAACCTCTCTTTTATTGCATCTGGGGGTATACAAACAGCACTTGACGTGGCGAAGGCAATCGCATTAGGGGCGAATACAACTGCGTTTGCTGGATACTTTTTACGTATTTTAATGCAAGATGGTGTTGAGAAGTTAGTGGATGAAATCGATCTTTTACATACAGATTTAAAATTTATTATGACAGCTCTTGGCGTGAAGACGATAGAAGAGTTACAATCTGTACCTCTTATTGTAAAAGGCGAAACGTATCATTGGTTAGCACAGCGAGGGATTGACACTGCACATTATAGTAGGCGATAA
- the rpsA gene encoding 30S ribosomal protein S1, which produces MVEKMNEEVMNSKELQVGDVVTGSVTKVEEKQVLVNVGYKTDGVIPISELANVHIEKASDVVELDQTLELKIIKLEDDDLVLSKRAVDAEKAWVELQEKFNSGHVFDVTVKDIVNGGLVVDLGVRGFIPASLVEVHYVEDFADYKGKTLAVKIVELDREKNRVILSHKAVVELELDSKKKEAISSLKEGDIVAGTVQRLTDFGAFVNVGGVDGLVHISQISYERVEQPSEVLEQGQKVKVKVLSVDADTQRISLSIKAAQPGPWENVAGEIKAGDIREGVVKRLVTFGAFVEILPGVEGLVHVSQIANRHVKNPNEVLEMGQEVKVKVLEVHVAEKRISLSIKETLEENNVTEDYSQYEPNADSATFQLSDIIGEQLKKLKK; this is translated from the coding sequence ATGGTAGAGAAAATGAATGAAGAAGTTATGAATTCAAAAGAATTACAAGTTGGTGACGTTGTTACAGGTTCTGTAACGAAAGTTGAAGAGAAACAAGTGCTTGTAAATGTTGGATACAAAACAGATGGCGTAATTCCGATTAGTGAATTAGCTAACGTTCATATTGAAAAAGCAAGCGATGTTGTAGAATTAGATCAAACACTTGAATTGAAAATTATTAAATTAGAAGATGACGATCTTGTTTTATCTAAGAGAGCTGTTGACGCAGAAAAAGCGTGGGTAGAATTACAAGAAAAATTTAATTCTGGTCATGTATTTGATGTTACTGTAAAAGATATCGTGAATGGTGGGTTAGTTGTGGACCTTGGTGTTCGTGGTTTTATCCCAGCTTCACTTGTAGAGGTACATTATGTAGAAGACTTTGCTGACTATAAAGGAAAAACATTAGCGGTGAAAATTGTTGAATTAGACCGTGAAAAAAATCGTGTTATTCTTTCACATAAAGCGGTAGTAGAACTAGAACTAGATTCTAAGAAAAAAGAAGCAATCTCTTCGTTAAAAGAAGGGGATATTGTTGCAGGAACAGTACAACGATTAACGGATTTTGGTGCTTTCGTTAACGTTGGTGGTGTGGACGGTTTAGTTCACATTTCACAAATTTCATACGAACGTGTAGAGCAACCTTCTGAAGTATTAGAGCAAGGTCAAAAGGTAAAGGTAAAAGTGTTATCTGTTGATGCTGATACGCAACGTATTTCTTTATCAATTAAAGCAGCTCAGCCGGGACCTTGGGAAAATGTTGCTGGCGAAATAAAGGCTGGAGATATTCGTGAGGGAGTAGTAAAACGCCTTGTTACATTCGGTGCATTTGTTGAAATTTTACCTGGTGTTGAAGGGCTTGTGCATGTATCTCAAATTGCAAATCGTCACGTGAAAAATCCAAATGAAGTACTGGAAATGGGACAAGAAGTAAAAGTGAAAGTACTTGAAGTACATGTAGCAGAAAAACGTATTTCTTTAAGCATAAAAGAAACGCTTGAAGAAAATAATGTAACAGAAGATTATAGCCAATATGAGCCAAATGCTGATTCTGCTACTTTCCAGTTAAGTGATATTATTGGTGAACAACTGAAAAAATTAAAGAAATAA
- the cmk gene encoding (d)CMP kinase produces the protein MDKRISIAIDGPAAAGKSTVAKVVAKKLSYVYIDTGAMYRTITYAALEQKVDIENEEKLMEVVKNVNIEFQQGENTQLVFLNGQDVSEVIRTPDVTNRVSIVAKHRLVREEMVRRQQGLAKKGGVVMDGRDIGTHVLPDAEVKIFMLASVEERAERRHLENMNKGFDSNLEQLKEEIARRDKLDSEREVSPLKKADDALELDTTSLSIEEVVQKIMGIVSGVFAK, from the coding sequence ATGGATAAACGAATTTCGATTGCTATAGATGGTCCAGCGGCTGCTGGGAAAAGTACAGTTGCAAAAGTTGTTGCAAAAAAACTTTCATATGTTTACATTGATACAGGCGCAATGTACCGTACTATTACATATGCAGCCCTTGAACAAAAAGTGGATATTGAAAATGAAGAAAAGTTAATGGAAGTTGTAAAAAATGTGAATATTGAATTTCAGCAAGGGGAAAATACACAACTTGTATTTTTAAATGGACAAGATGTTTCTGAAGTGATTCGTACGCCAGATGTGACGAATCGCGTATCTATTGTAGCAAAGCATCGTCTTGTTCGTGAAGAAATGGTACGTCGTCAACAAGGATTAGCTAAAAAAGGCGGCGTAGTAATGGATGGTCGTGATATTGGTACACATGTACTACCAGATGCTGAAGTGAAAATCTTTATGCTTGCTTCTGTAGAAGAAAGAGCGGAAAGAAGACATTTAGAAAATATGAATAAAGGTTTCGATTCTAATTTAGAGCAGTTAAAAGAAGAAATTGCTAGACGTGATAAATTAGATTCAGAACGCGAAGTTTCTCCTTTGAAAAAAGCTGATGATGCATTGGAATTAGATACAACTTCTTTATCAATTGAAGAAGTTGTCCAAAAAATTATGGGTATTGTTTCAGGAGTATTTGCGAAATAA
- a CDS encoding DUF5359 family protein encodes MKKVEKIIIRILLIQFVCLSVIQLLFIHKSSVKYLSKIVYYEGVVTKNKVEILQVNK; translated from the coding sequence TTGAAAAAAGTGGAGAAAATTATAATTCGTATATTGCTGATTCAATTTGTTTGTCTTTCTGTCATTCAACTGCTTTTTATACATAAATCTTCAGTGAAATATTTATCGAAAATTGTTTATTACGAAGGTGTCGTCACGAAAAATAAGGTGGAAATCTTACAGGTGAATAAGTAG
- the ansA gene encoding asparaginase, with the protein MKRILVLHTGGTIAMEEDKETGVVQPGEKNPLLKFIPDLEGDVDLIVEDVFHLPSPHMTPSEMLQLQVIIDERVKQDDIHGVVITHGTDTLEETAYFLDLTVQATIPIVVTGAMRSSNELGADGLYNFLSAVKVASSNEAAEKGVLVVLNDEIHCATNVTKTHTSNVATFQSPQYGPIGMVTKRGVVFHHALVHHETYTVRQISKNVVVLKAYAGMDDTLLSAIETLPVDGIVIEALGQGNLPPRTLPSLERLIGKGIPVVLVSRCFNGIVQDVYSYEGGGKQLKDMGVIFTYGLNAQKARIKLLVALENTNSHETIQNMYMHD; encoded by the coding sequence TTGAAAAGAATCCTAGTTTTACACACAGGTGGAACAATTGCAATGGAGGAAGATAAAGAAACTGGGGTCGTACAACCAGGTGAAAAGAATCCTCTTTTAAAATTTATTCCTGATTTAGAAGGCGATGTTGATTTAATTGTCGAAGATGTGTTCCATCTTCCATCTCCTCACATGACTCCTAGCGAAATGCTACAATTACAAGTCATCATTGACGAAAGAGTAAAACAAGACGATATTCACGGCGTAGTCATTACGCATGGTACCGATACATTAGAAGAGACAGCCTATTTTCTTGATTTAACAGTTCAAGCAACTATCCCAATCGTTGTGACAGGGGCAATGCGCTCTAGTAATGAATTAGGTGCCGATGGTCTATATAATTTCTTATCAGCTGTAAAAGTTGCTAGTAGTAATGAAGCTGCTGAAAAAGGTGTTCTAGTCGTATTAAACGACGAAATACATTGTGCTACAAATGTAACAAAAACGCACACAAGTAATGTCGCGACATTCCAAAGTCCACAGTACGGACCCATCGGTATGGTAACAAAACGTGGTGTTGTTTTCCATCATGCTTTAGTGCATCACGAAACATACACAGTACGACAAATTTCTAAAAACGTTGTCGTTCTAAAAGCATACGCAGGTATGGATGATACATTATTATCAGCAATCGAAACACTACCAGTAGACGGAATTGTTATTGAAGCACTTGGACAAGGTAATTTACCTCCAAGAACACTTCCAAGTCTAGAACGATTAATAGGCAAAGGAATTCCTGTCGTATTAGTGTCTCGCTGTTTCAACGGTATCGTTCAAGATGTATATTCGTATGAAGGTGGCGGCAAGCAATTAAAAGATATGGGTGTTATATTCACATACGGTTTAAATGCTCAAAAGGCACGTATTAAATTATTAGTCGCATTAGAGAATACAAATTCTCACGAAACAATCCAAAATATGTATATGCACGATTAA
- a CDS encoding YpdA family putative bacillithiol disulfide reductase translates to MQKETVIIIGGGPCGLAAAISLQKVGLNPLVIEKGNIVNAIYNYPTHQTFFSSSEKLEIGEVAFITENRKPFRNQALAYYREVVKRKSVRVNAFERVEQVQKDGDVFKVETTKSDGNKEIYVAKYIVVATGYYDNPNYMDVPGEKLDKVAHYFKEGHPYFDRDVVVIGGKNSSVDAALELVKSGARVTVLYRGGEYSPSIKPWILPEFEALVRNGTIQMHFHAHVKEITEHTLTYTVEGEAYTIQNDFVFAMTGYHPDHSFLTKMGVRIDEETGRPIYTEGSMETNAENIFIAGVIAAGNNANEIFIENGRFHGDAIAQTITLREK, encoded by the coding sequence ATGCAAAAAGAAACAGTTATTATTATCGGAGGCGGTCCATGCGGATTAGCAGCGGCGATTTCGTTGCAAAAAGTGGGGTTAAATCCGTTAGTAATCGAAAAAGGAAACATTGTAAATGCAATTTATAATTATCCAACTCATCAAACATTTTTCTCCTCTAGTGAAAAATTAGAAATTGGTGAAGTTGCTTTTATTACAGAAAATCGTAAGCCATTTCGTAATCAAGCGCTCGCGTATTATCGTGAAGTAGTAAAGCGTAAATCTGTACGTGTAAATGCATTTGAACGAGTGGAACAAGTTCAAAAAGATGGTGATGTTTTTAAAGTTGAAACGACGAAGAGTGACGGAAACAAAGAAATATATGTGGCGAAGTACATTGTCGTTGCAACTGGATATTATGATAATCCCAATTATATGGATGTACCTGGTGAGAAACTCGACAAAGTAGCTCATTATTTCAAAGAAGGACATCCTTATTTTGATCGAGATGTTGTTGTAATAGGTGGTAAAAATTCAAGTGTAGATGCAGCGTTAGAGCTTGTTAAATCGGGTGCACGTGTAACAGTTCTATACCGTGGCGGGGAATACTCGCCAAGTATTAAACCTTGGATTTTGCCAGAATTTGAGGCATTAGTACGAAATGGAACAATTCAAATGCATTTCCATGCGCATGTAAAAGAAATTACTGAGCATACGTTAACGTATACAGTAGAGGGTGAAGCGTATACAATTCAAAATGATTTTGTATTTGCTATGACGGGTTACCATCCAGATCACAGCTTCTTAACAAAAATGGGAGTTCGGATTGATGAAGAAACAGGGCGCCCGATTTATACAGAGGGTAGTATGGAAACAAACGCTGAAAATATTTTTATTGCAGGTGTAATTGCCGCTGGGAATAACGCAAATGAAATATTTATCGAGAACGGTAGATTCCATGGAGATGCGATTGCGCAAACCATTACATTAAGAGAAAAATAA
- a CDS encoding N-acetylmuramoyl-L-alanine amidase, which yields MAMFPIERNYIGYGSSRPGIPLSKVRFIVSHDTGNPGSNAIGNRDYFNEIQPKASAHTFIDDKTILEIVPINEVAYHVRYSVPTDNDLFGYDANKAAIGVELCYGGDVNFWEAYTRFTWYHAYLCQNFGLNPKKDIVSHKTLDPARKIDPENVLGQQGIKFQQFLADVYRMYVSFR from the coding sequence ATGGCGATGTTTCCTATAGAGCGTAACTATATTGGATATGGAAGTTCACGACCGGGAATTCCTCTTTCTAAAGTAAGATTCATTGTAAGTCATGATACGGGGAATCCTGGTAGCAATGCAATAGGAAATCGAGATTACTTTAATGAAATACAACCGAAAGCTTCGGCGCATACATTTATAGATGATAAAACAATATTAGAAATTGTCCCTATAAATGAAGTTGCGTACCATGTTCGATACAGTGTGCCGACGGATAATGATTTATTCGGTTATGATGCGAATAAGGCTGCTATTGGGGTGGAACTTTGTTATGGAGGCGACGTAAACTTTTGGGAGGCGTATACTCGTTTTACTTGGTATCATGCGTATTTATGTCAAAATTTCGGCTTGAATCCGAAAAAAGATATTGTGTCGCATAAAACACTTGATCCAGCTAGAAAAATTGATCCTGAAAATGTATTAGGGCAACAAGGAATTAAATTTCAGCAGTTTTTAGCAGATGTCTATCGGATGTACGTTTCGTTTAGATGA
- a CDS encoding DUF3961 domain-containing protein, with translation MMKMTVDQRFMMPADVVERVEVLRNKQSKRGTLLQSVNKFFGLDTKEDCVWFYGFYGVAVSIVLFMVFTSNIFDFIFA, from the coding sequence ATGATGAAAATGACAGTAGACCAAAGATTTATGATGCCAGCAGATGTTGTAGAACGAGTGGAAGTATTACGAAACAAACAAAGTAAGCGTGGCACATTATTACAATCGGTAAATAAATTTTTCGGCTTAGATACGAAAGAAGATTGTGTTTGGTTTTACGGTTTTTATGGAGTGGCTGTAAGTATTGTATTATTTATGGTATTCACATCAAATATTTTCGATTTTATCTTCGCGTAA
- the gudB gene encoding NAD-specific glutamate dehydrogenase: protein MVAEKGTQTKTQQQGEQHFELLNSTQIVINEALEKLGYPNEVYELLKEPIRMMTVKIPVRMDDGTVKIFTGYRAQHNDAVGPTKGGIRFHPNVTENEVKALSIWMSLKCGIVDLPYGGGKGGIICDPREMSFRELERLSRGYVRAISQIVGPTKDIPAPDVFTNSQIMAWMMDEYSRIDEFNSPGFITGKPLVLGGSHGRETATAKGVTICIREAAKKRDIDIKGARVVVQGFGNAGSFLAKFMHDAGAKVIAISDAYGALHDPNGLDIDYLLDRRDSFGTVTKLFNNTISNKELLELDCDILVPAAIENQITEENADKIKAKIVVEAANGPTTLEATKILTDRGILLVPDVLASAGGVTVSYFEWVQNNQGYYWTEEEVEQRLEKVMVRSFDSIYETSQVRKVNMRLAAYMVGVRKMAEASRFRGWV from the coding sequence ATGGTAGCCGAAAAGGGAACTCAAACGAAAACACAACAACAAGGGGAACAACATTTTGAATTGTTAAATTCAACACAAATTGTAATTAATGAAGCATTAGAAAAATTGGGTTATCCAAACGAAGTATATGAATTATTGAAAGAACCAATTCGTATGATGACAGTGAAAATTCCAGTTCGTATGGACGACGGGACTGTTAAAATATTTACAGGATATCGTGCACAACATAATGATGCTGTTGGTCCAACGAAAGGTGGAATTCGCTTCCATCCAAACGTAACAGAAAATGAAGTGAAAGCACTTTCTATTTGGATGAGTTTAAAATGTGGTATTGTTGATTTACCATATGGTGGAGGTAAAGGTGGAATCATTTGTGACCCACGTGAGATGTCTTTCCGTGAATTAGAAAGATTGAGCCGCGGTTATGTACGAGCAATTAGCCAAATTGTTGGTCCGACAAAAGATATTCCGGCTCCAGATGTATTTACAAACTCACAAATTATGGCATGGATGATGGATGAGTATAGCCGTATCGATGAATTTAATTCACCAGGATTTATTACAGGTAAACCACTTGTATTAGGTGGATCACACGGACGTGAAACAGCGACTGCAAAAGGTGTAACAATTTGTATTCGTGAAGCTGCGAAAAAACGTGACATTGATATTAAAGGTGCACGCGTTGTTGTTCAAGGATTTGGTAATGCGGGTAGCTTCTTAGCTAAATTTATGCATGATGCAGGTGCGAAAGTAATTGCAATTTCAGATGCTTACGGTGCACTACATGATCCGAATGGATTAGATATTGACTACTTACTAGATCGTCGCGATAGCTTCGGTACTGTAACAAAACTATTTAATAATACAATTTCAAACAAAGAACTGTTAGAACTTGATTGCGACATTTTAGTTCCAGCTGCAATTGAGAACCAAATTACAGAAGAAAATGCTGATAAGATTAAAGCAAAAATTGTAGTTGAAGCTGCAAATGGTCCAACTACATTAGAAGCAACAAAAATCTTAACAGATCGTGGTATCTTACTTGTTCCAGACGTATTAGCAAGTGCTGGTGGCGTTACGGTATCTTACTTTGAGTGGGTACAAAATAACCAAGGTTACTACTGGACTGAGGAAGAAGTAGAACAACGTTTAGAAAAAGTAATGGTAAGATCATTCGATTCAATTTATGAAACATCACAAGTTCGTAAAGTGAACATGCGCTTAGCTGCGTACATGGTTGGTGTTCGTAAAATGGCTGAGGCTAGTCGCTTCAGAGGTTGGGTATAA
- a CDS encoding genetic competence negative regulator, producing the protein MRLERLNYNKIKIFLTFDDLSERGLTKEDLWRNAPKVQQLFRDMMQEANKELGFEADGPIAVEVFSLQAQGMVVIVTKENHEVDTEDEFRDEFIEMQVTLDESEHILYEFATLDDVINLSNRLYNLGVTDGKLYTWDDRFYLWIEEEEQFQLLKADFIAILAEYGNPSTATIYRVMEYGKELMDSQAIEQIYNYFVKKQNLS; encoded by the coding sequence ATGAGACTGGAACGTTTAAATTATAATAAGATTAAAATTTTCCTAACATTTGATGATTTATCTGAACGAGGATTAACAAAAGAAGATTTGTGGAGAAATGCACCGAAAGTACAGCAACTATTCCGTGATATGATGCAAGAAGCAAATAAAGAATTAGGGTTTGAAGCGGATGGACCGATTGCTGTGGAAGTATTTTCTCTACAAGCTCAAGGTATGGTTGTAATTGTAACAAAAGAAAACCACGAAGTGGACACAGAAGATGAGTTCCGTGACGAGTTTATTGAAATGCAAGTGACTCTTGATGAAAGTGAACATATACTTTACGAGTTTGCTACATTAGATGATGTAATCAATTTGTCAAATCGCTTATATAACCTTGGTGTAACTGATGGGAAGTTGTATACGTGGGATGATCGTTTTTATCTTTGGATAGAAGAAGAAGAGCAATTTCAATTATTGAAGGCGGATTTTATAGCTATTTTAGCGGAATACGGTAATCCGTCAACAGCAACAATTTACCGCGTAATGGAATATGGTAAAGAATTAATGGATTCTCAAGCGATTGAACAAATATACAATTACTTTGTGAAAAAACAAAACCTCAGCTAA
- a CDS encoding MerR family transcriptional regulator, which produces MPNSNGKYNIKAVSNILGIQPSTLRAWERRYHIIAPKRNRAGHRLYTEEHIHILKWLMNKVSEGMMIGQAVQLLEGNRLQNNVQKEKITDTEVVLVDDILQALLEFDEITISALLNEVFSIYSTEKVVASIILQVANKLLTLKSNNEITMSQFKYVVSFLQTRLGMIYHNASVYSSVNKVFVLENNILKGFIFATYLRLKGYQAMYMGTSLDEEGILLAIEQLQPKYLFISFDDERELEEAVGFIDLLQEKNKNLSGGFIGRKGIGDQLKLQNILIGNTKEEWDGWLKMSE; this is translated from the coding sequence ATGCCGAATTCAAATGGGAAATATAATATAAAAGCTGTTTCAAATATACTCGGAATTCAACCGAGTACACTTCGCGCATGGGAAAGACGCTATCATATTATTGCCCCAAAGAGAAATCGTGCGGGGCATCGTTTATATACAGAAGAGCATATTCATATTTTGAAATGGTTAATGAACAAAGTTTCTGAGGGGATGATGATTGGACAAGCAGTTCAGTTATTAGAAGGGAATCGGTTGCAGAACAACGTTCAAAAAGAAAAAATTACTGATACAGAAGTTGTTTTAGTGGACGATATACTACAAGCTTTGTTAGAATTTGATGAAATTACAATTTCTGCATTATTAAACGAGGTTTTTAGTATATATTCAACGGAAAAGGTTGTTGCAAGCATCATTCTTCAAGTGGCAAACAAGTTGTTAACTTTAAAAAGTAATAATGAGATTACAATGTCACAATTCAAATATGTTGTATCATTCTTACAAACACGTTTAGGAATGATCTATCATAATGCGTCAGTATATTCTTCCGTTAACAAAGTTTTCGTTTTAGAAAATAATATATTAAAAGGATTTATTTTCGCGACGTATTTACGACTGAAAGGATATCAAGCAATGTATATGGGGACAAGTTTAGATGAAGAAGGTATTTTACTAGCTATTGAACAATTACAACCTAAATATTTATTTATATCTTTTGATGATGAACGAGAACTTGAAGAGGCAGTAGGATTTATTGACTTGTTGCAAGAAAAAAATAAAAACCTCTCTGGTGGTTTTATAGGAAGAAAAGGCATTGGAGATCAATTAAAACTTCAAAATATCCTAATTGGTAACACGAAAGAAGAATGGGATGGATGGTTAAAGATGTCGGAATAG
- a CDS encoding metallophosphoesterase, which translates to MSWIILLCTLICIGFVCLLGMYKEAMRNTVLEHTLVFEEFPESFQKVNVFFISDIHRRIISNSLIERVKGNADIVIIGGDLAEKGVPLSQISLNIQKLREIAPVYFVWGNNDYEIEYHELDALLIENNVKVLDNTRVVFESELGEKICLLGIDDVGLERDRLDLALADCKEEGFRILISHNPDIIKKMSDKEQISLVLSGHTHGGQIRLFSSEKYLKGGVYQHSNTTLFVSNGYGTTLFPLRFRAPSQTHIITLCGGK; encoded by the coding sequence ATGTCATGGATTATATTATTATGTACTCTCATATGCATTGGTTTTGTATGTCTTCTTGGAATGTATAAAGAAGCGATGCGTAATACAGTGTTGGAACATACTTTAGTATTTGAAGAATTTCCGGAAAGTTTTCAAAAAGTTAATGTCTTTTTTATTTCGGATATTCATAGAAGGATCATTTCTAACTCGTTAATTGAACGAGTGAAAGGAAACGCAGATATCGTAATTATTGGCGGAGATTTAGCTGAAAAAGGAGTACCTTTATCCCAAATCTCTTTAAATATTCAAAAATTAAGAGAAATAGCCCCTGTATATTTTGTATGGGGAAATAATGATTATGAAATTGAATATCACGAATTAGATGCTTTATTAATAGAAAATAATGTGAAGGTATTAGATAATACAAGAGTTGTATTTGAATCTGAATTAGGAGAGAAAATTTGCTTACTCGGTATCGATGATGTTGGATTAGAACGAGATCGTTTAGATTTAGCATTGGCTGATTGTAAAGAAGAAGGTTTTCGCATTTTAATTAGTCACAACCCAGATATAATAAAGAAAATGTCTGATAAAGAACAAATTTCGCTCGTATTAAGTGGACATACACATGGAGGCCAGATTCGGTTGTTTTCATCTGAAAAGTATTTAAAGGGTGGCGTGTATCAGCATTCTAATACGACTCTCTTTGTTAGTAATGGGTATGGAACAACATTGTTCCCTCTTCGTTTTCGGGCACCTTCCCAAACACATATCATTACGTTATGCGGAGGGAAATAA
- a CDS encoding LysM peptidoglycan-binding domain-containing protein, with translation MRKRIPDFEEELEVERVEEDEGLPPRSEIHRNKEKKPKFKMNHIFVRVLTFLFILLPISILWYTDKYIQVKSDSNNAEKSAFEVIFFDSAKTESKKQSEKVATHVVKDGETLESIAKQYFSDEDGIEIIKKYNDLQEDEVKVGQELKIPIKDKSTKYES, from the coding sequence ATGAGAAAACGAATTCCTGATTTTGAAGAGGAGTTAGAAGTTGAGCGAGTGGAAGAAGATGAAGGTTTACCGCCGCGTAGTGAAATTCATAGAAATAAAGAGAAAAAACCAAAGTTTAAAATGAATCACATTTTTGTCCGGGTGTTAACATTTTTATTCATATTGTTACCTATTAGTATCCTATGGTATACGGATAAGTATATACAGGTAAAAAGTGATAGTAATAATGCTGAGAAAAGTGCGTTTGAAGTAATTTTCTTTGATTCCGCTAAGACTGAATCAAAGAAGCAGTCTGAGAAAGTAGCAACTCATGTTGTGAAAGATGGAGAAACTTTAGAAAGTATAGCGAAGCAATATTTCTCAGATGAAGATGGGATAGAAATAATAAAAAAGTATAATGATTTACAAGAAGACGAAGTGAAGGTAGGACAAGAATTGAAAATTCCTATAAAAGATAAGTCCACGAAGTATGAGAGCTAG
- a CDS encoding CPBP family intramembrane glutamic endopeptidase produces MNIQRHNVEDMSPREIRLNLYITQLIIIGIGCLLAYILFQDKREVYSLWNWEPVSILVIGGLLAICIVLLDYVAMRVFPESWFDDGGINDRMFQGISVMHLLVITFIIGFAEEFLFRGVVQTHFGIVIASLIFAVLHIRYITKPFLFCFVCFISFVFGYVFEWTGNLFITIFAHFLVDFIMGLQLRK; encoded by the coding sequence ATGAACATTCAAAGGCATAATGTTGAAGATATGAGTCCGAGGGAAATAAGACTGAATCTCTACATAACACAACTAATCATTATTGGTATCGGTTGTTTACTAGCATATATATTATTTCAAGATAAAAGAGAAGTTTATAGTTTGTGGAACTGGGAACCGGTTTCTATACTTGTAATAGGTGGCTTATTAGCGATTTGTATTGTGTTATTAGATTATGTTGCAATGCGAGTGTTTCCAGAATCTTGGTTTGATGATGGTGGTATTAACGATAGAATGTTTCAAGGGATTTCTGTCATGCATTTACTCGTTATCACGTTTATTATTGGATTTGCGGAAGAGTTTTTATTTAGAGGTGTAGTGCAGACTCATTTCGGAATTGTAATAGCGAGTTTAATTTTTGCTGTGTTACATATTCGGTATATAACGAAGCCTTTTTTGTTTTGTTTCGTCTGCTTTATTAGTTTTGTTTTTGGTTATGTATTCGAGTGGACAGGAAATTTGTTTATAACAATCTTTGCACACTTTCTTGTTGATTTTATAATGGGGCTCCAATTAAGAAAATAA